A genomic region of Sulfobacillus acidophilus DSM 10332 contains the following coding sequences:
- a CDS encoding MMPL domain protein (PFAM: MMPL family~COGs: COG2409 drug exporter of the RND superfamily~InterPro IPR004869~KEGG: tro:trd_0370 putative membrane protein mmpL3~PFAM: MMPL~SPTR: Putative membrane protein mmpL3), whose amino-acid sequence MLKKWIEWVTGHPRWVVGLWVGVLLLSLLWAPRLPGVLSAGGFSNPRSPSAVAARVMARDFPQQNPNTLLVVVANSRDTVWSPAVRRPVEHLAARVRRQPWVQSVTTPYHPLNPVMMGDQGHAALVIVRLATTHSTVAQNLVPRLTRLVAEGLPASDQFWVTGGPALNAALNTATQQDVTAAERIAVPLLVIVLLWVTRSLVATAIPLLVAGFVLPTTMALAYAVARYHTLNILLTNAISMIGLGVVVDYALFIVSRYRQELESAIPVVAVERAMASAGRAVFFSGLTVMVSLAALFLARLMIFTSIAVGGVLVVAVAVTAAWTLLPAGLVLLGPRIRRGTLPGAAPTVARTRWRRWVDRVIAHPLAFLVPGLLGLAVLAVPVATVRMQVPVASARSLPAQSPARQGLSFLTQHFHAPDLFPVDIVVASPTPLTTPQALQPIATLTARLQAVPGVAEVIGPTMWAPQWSTAQYAAAIRDWRTLPAALQNAVTDTVAVAHGGRTALIMVVPRTGPNSVAAHTLVARLRQAIPRWTAGTGITAWIGGQTATGYDFDRSVQHRLPGIILAVFGVSLVILAWTFRSLGLPLQALVFNALVTLASLGGLVAVFQWGWGTGHAAGSINSVTPVVLFAVLFGLSMDYEVFIVSRIREYRQAGLSTAHSIREGVAETARLVTGAAAIMIAVFVAFATVPVGVVRQLGFALALAIALDAVVVRTVIVPAAMRVLGEFNWWPLARRLPSPRVPAPTLSWKEESP is encoded by the coding sequence ATGCTTAAAAAATGGATAGAATGGGTGACTGGTCACCCACGATGGGTCGTCGGATTGTGGGTCGGGGTGTTGCTGTTGTCGTTGCTCTGGGCGCCGCGTCTGCCGGGTGTCTTATCGGCGGGGGGGTTTAGCAACCCGCGCAGTCCCTCGGCGGTGGCCGCGCGGGTCATGGCCCGCGATTTTCCGCAACAAAATCCCAACACCCTGCTGGTCGTGGTGGCGAATTCCCGAGACACCGTTTGGTCGCCCGCCGTGCGGCGTCCGGTGGAACACCTCGCCGCGCGTGTGCGGCGGCAACCGTGGGTCCAGAGTGTCACTACGCCCTATCACCCTCTTAACCCGGTGATGATGGGAGACCAGGGCCATGCCGCCTTGGTGATCGTGCGTCTTGCGACGACGCATAGTACCGTGGCCCAAAATCTGGTGCCGCGGTTGACGCGGCTGGTGGCGGAGGGCTTACCAGCGTCGGATCAGTTTTGGGTGACCGGCGGTCCGGCGTTGAATGCCGCGTTAAACACCGCCACACAGCAGGACGTAACGGCGGCCGAGCGCATTGCGGTCCCGTTACTGGTCATCGTGTTGTTGTGGGTGACGCGGTCGTTGGTCGCGACGGCAATCCCGCTCCTCGTCGCCGGATTTGTGTTGCCGACGACCATGGCGCTCGCGTATGCGGTGGCGCGTTATCACACCTTGAACATTCTGCTGACGAACGCGATTAGCATGATTGGCCTTGGCGTAGTGGTGGATTATGCCTTGTTTATCGTCAGCCGTTATCGCCAGGAGTTGGAGAGCGCCATCCCGGTGGTGGCGGTCGAGCGGGCCATGGCTAGTGCAGGCCGGGCGGTATTCTTTTCCGGATTAACGGTCATGGTCAGTCTCGCAGCACTCTTTTTGGCGCGCCTGATGATTTTTACGTCGATTGCGGTGGGGGGCGTGCTTGTGGTCGCCGTGGCGGTGACCGCGGCGTGGACGCTCCTCCCGGCCGGCCTTGTCCTCCTCGGCCCGCGCATTCGCCGCGGGACGTTGCCCGGCGCCGCGCCCACGGTCGCCCGGACCCGGTGGCGGCGGTGGGTCGACCGGGTCATCGCGCATCCGCTCGCGTTTTTGGTGCCGGGATTGCTCGGGCTCGCCGTGTTAGCCGTGCCGGTGGCGACGGTTCGCATGCAAGTGCCGGTGGCCTCGGCGCGGTCCTTGCCGGCGCAGAGTCCGGCGCGGCAAGGCTTGTCGTTTCTGACGCAACATTTTCACGCCCCCGACTTATTTCCCGTGGATATTGTGGTGGCGAGTCCCACCCCGCTGACCACGCCCCAAGCCTTGCAACCCATCGCTACGCTCACCGCCCGTTTGCAGGCGGTGCCGGGTGTCGCAGAGGTCATTGGCCCCACGATGTGGGCGCCCCAGTGGTCGACGGCTCAATATGCCGCCGCGATTCGCGATTGGCGGACCCTGCCGGCCGCCCTGCAAAACGCCGTGACCGATACCGTGGCGGTGGCACATGGGGGACGCACGGCATTGATTATGGTGGTGCCGCGGACGGGACCTAACAGTGTCGCGGCCCATACGCTGGTGGCGCGCTTGCGGCAAGCCATCCCGCGCTGGACCGCAGGCACCGGCATCACCGCTTGGATCGGCGGCCAGACCGCGACCGGGTACGACTTCGACCGCAGTGTCCAGCACCGGTTACCCGGGATTATCCTGGCGGTGTTTGGCGTGAGCCTCGTGATTTTGGCCTGGACCTTCCGGTCCCTGGGATTGCCGCTTCAGGCATTAGTCTTCAATGCGCTGGTGACCCTCGCCAGTCTCGGGGGCCTCGTCGCGGTCTTTCAGTGGGGGTGGGGCACCGGCCACGCGGCCGGCTCGATCAATTCGGTCACGCCGGTCGTCTTATTTGCGGTGCTGTTCGGGCTCAGCATGGACTACGAAGTGTTCATTGTCAGCCGGATCCGGGAATACCGGCAAGCGGGTTTGTCGACGGCGCACAGCATTCGCGAGGGCGTGGCGGAAACCGCCCGCTTGGTGACCGGTGCGGCGGCAATCATGATCGCCGTGTTCGTGGCGTTTGCGACCGTGCCGGTGGGCGTCGTCCGCCAGTTGGGCTTTGCCCTCGCGCTCGCGATCGCCTTGGATGCGGTGGTCGTGCGCACGGTGATCGTGCCGGCGGCCATGCGGGTGCTCGGCGAATTCAATTGGTGGCCCCTGGCCCGGAGGCTCCCGTCGCCGCGCGTCCCGGCGCCGACGCTGTCTTGGAAGGAGGAATCGCCATGA